In Setaria italica strain Yugu1 chromosome I, Setaria_italica_v2.0, whole genome shotgun sequence, the genomic window GCGGCACGGAGGAGGCCTTGCGAGGCGGGGGGGACcggccgtcgacgccgcccgTGGGGCGGCGGGGCGTCGGCGCGGGAGGGGCCCCGCCGTCGCGGGGCGCGAGGCGGCTGAGggacgcggcgacggcggagggggaggccggGGGGCGGAGCTGGTCGCGCGGGCGCGGGTCGCGTTTGGGGAATGGTTTGGCGCCTTCGTTTTCGAGTTGGGTTCCTTCGTTTCAGGCTGGGTCGCGAAGaggagagaaagaggaggagcTGAGAATGAAAAGGTGCGGGGGttgaaaataataaataaagggAGAAAAATAAATGGGGGTGCGACGGTTTGAAGTACTTTCTGAAGGGAAGGGCCGAGGGCGGTAAAAGGAGGCCGTGCGGAAATTTTACCGCGTCGGGCGTGCAATTCTCCCATAATGTCTTCGACTTCGAGGGCGATACTCAAATAATTGCAGTAAAAAATCCTCCATAAGTTCAAGTTTCAGCGGACGTGTGTTCTCTACGACTTCAACAACGGATTTCTATGACCTAGAGTTAGAGTTAGAGGTCTTGTTTGGAAATCTGATGCAGTGCTCTCTCAAATGGAATGCTAAATTTTATCaccttgaggtgtttggatagaatagtaaactttagcacttttgGTAGCAAAAGACAATTATATCCTCCTTTCCCTCATCTCCTTTACCCCTCCTCAACTTCTTCCTTCAAAATTACGGACGAAAACTCTTGTGCTCTGCTGCTCGAGCCTAGACAAATCTTTAATGATCTTTTCTTATGGACGATGCTATCTACACGAAGGCGGCGAGCGCTCAAGTTGAAGTGAGGTGAGCAATCATGTGTTCATGCTGCCTGCGTGCGGCGCGGACGTGAgctcctccagcgccgccctCGCCTGGTCCTGCAGCAGGTCGATCCGTCGGAGGTACACCTCCAGCTCCCGAATCCACTGCTACCGCCACTTCTCCCCTTCCATCGGTAGGCCCACGATAGCCGCCGGTGGCTCCAGCCCCATcggtgccgcgccgccgccgccaatgcTCAGCATCGCGCGGACCATCTCCTTGAACAGCACCGCTAGGACAGGGTACTTCGCAGTGCTGCCGCCAGTTACGGCTCCCCGGCAGACGGCGCCGGTCAGATCCCGGGGCGGCGCCCatgaggtggtggcggcgcgggtcTCCCCGACGGACGGCCacctgcggcagcggcgggcagTGGCAGTGCGGGTCAAGTTTTCCCACGGCCGCctgtggctgcggcggcgcgggtctTTCCCATggccatgcggcggcggcgtggccggtggaggcggcgggggccgggcggaggaggacaGTGGCGAGGAGGGGAGGATCGGCGGGAGGAGTATGCGGCGGGACGGGGATGACGGCAGGATGGATGGCCagcgggaggagatggcggcgggaggggcggaTGTGATACGGGAGACACGCGCtgcgggagagggagagagggatgCAGGAGGGCAGCAGGGGAAAAGGTGGGCTTGGGActacttttagcacccattagcattCTTGGATATGCTAAAGAAAAcagagatgctaaactttagcacacacCTTTTAACATCTTTGTTTGGAAGatcaagtgctaaaagtggggtgctaaagtttagcacccctttcCAAATAGACCCTTAGTTCTAGCTACTTCATTCCATCAAAAGAGAAGGGCATATCTTACTTTTTctctaaataaaaataacataCGCGTTAAGCATGTTCTCTTTGCACATTTGCAACACTGCTTCCACAAGGTCGGGttagaagaaaaggaaaagtctGGTGACCGCTGCGTCAACATTTCACGCCAACGTCGCTACATCAAGCAAAGGATTAACGGGTGCAGCAGTGTGTTTCCTAAGTGTAAACATAGCTTAATTCTAGGGGTAGTAGCCCTAAGATGACGAGGTGAGAGGAAATTCATGGGGAGAAAAAGGTAGAAAGTCTTTAACGGGAAACGTatttccctccctctctcttgaACCTTCAAGGAAGGCTTCAACGCGGCATGGTAACGTGCGACGTGGCCACGATGAGGAGGACTACGTGGCTGCCCCTCGCCCACGTCTCCGATGCCCAAAACTGCAGCCCGGTCAAACATGGCCCAAAATAATATTACAGCCGGGCCCTGATTATGGAGCTAGGCCTTTTTCTGGGTCCATAGAGCTGGGCCTTACCCTAGTAACCATGCTGGGCTTTTCCTGTCTGAGCCCGGGAACGCTCGTGTGGAGTACGAGTACTGAACAAGAAGACTCGAGTCTACTTTCCCTCGACTGACTCCACTCCCACCCTTCCCCCCGATGCCatccagcgccggcggcgggatggaGACGGAGCCCGAACAGCCaaaggccgccggcggcgggggccaccGCAAGCACCTGGCCATGCTCGAGCGCCTCTCCAAgcgctcatcctcctcctcctccgccgccgctggcgcttCCTCGGACTCCACCAGCGCCTCCCCCGTCGAGGCCTTCCTCAcccgcttcgccgccgccaagctCGCCGCGGAGTCGGCGCTATCCGCCTGTCGTGCATCCTCGCCCGAAGGCGACGCGGCCGCCTCcctggccgctgccgcggccgccatcGATGACCTCGACCGCCTCGTCGCGGAGTCGTCGCACGCGCTGCCCCCATACGAGCTGCGATccgccctcgccaccgccgccgacctccgcgcGGCACACAGGGCGGCTGCCTCTGAGATCCGCCCCAAGAAGTCATTCTCGTTCAGGAACAAGAGCAGGGCCCCGAAGAACCCGCCTCAAGATCCTGCCACCGTACCACAAccacagccgccgcctccggagcAGCCGAAGCCCAGTATTGACGCGATCCTACCAGGGTTCGGGTTCCGGGGCAGGAATGGCGCCACCTTGGTGAAGGATCTGCGAGTCTCCAACGACAAGGATGGGGATTTCACGCTCGCGGATTTGGTTTCCTGCGAGGTCTATCTCAAGGGCACATGCCGGGCGCTTTATGTCCACAAGCTGAGAGATTGCCGTGTGTTCGTCGGTGCTGTTCTTGGCTCGGTGCTCATAGAGGATGTCGAAGGTTGCACTTTTGTAATGGCAGCACACCAGATCAGGATTCATGAGGCGAAGGCGACGGATTTCTACCTGCGGGTGAGGAGCAGGCCGATCATTGAGGATTGCAGTGGTGTGAGGTTTGCACCACATGCTTTGGAGTATGATGGGATTGATGAGGATTTGAAGGAGTCCGGGCTCGAGGAGGAGACTGGTAATTGGGCTAATGTGGATGACTTCAAGTGGCTCAGGGCAGTGCAGTCACCGAATTGGTGTTTGGTTCCAGAGGAAGAGCGGCTGCAGACTGTCGACATTTCAGAGGTTCACGAACAGGAGGATGATAGCTGAGCTACTTGGGAGGGTTTGCTGTCAGTCTAATTTTGGTTTATCCTTCTGGGTTCTTGGTTGGTTATTGAATAGTTTATGCCTATGCCTTATATGGGAGTTAGGTTTTGTTTTTTGGGACAATGTACAAACCCTTGCTGAATTGGGAAAGTGAAGAATGGAATTGTTAGTGTATCAAAACAATATTGTACACTCTGCATACCCAATAGTAATAAGGACACACATTTTGGTTGCAGATCTGGTGTTGTAGCATCAACACTTCTTTACAGCTATGTGGAGAAAAGAAATTGTCTATCTGATTCTGTGATATTTCAGTGTTTGTTGAGCTGAttgagatgttttttttttctgttagcTCAAATTTTGATTTaaggttctggattggtagtATCTTATATGCTGCTTATGGGAGCTATATTTTGGTTTGTTTTAAGCTTAATGGCTTATAGTATCTGTAACACCAAGAGCTTCCTGAATTTAGAATGTGAAGCATCAAGCATCGGACGCTTTACTGTGTCTAAACAAGTTGTTATTTTGCTTCATTGGCATGCATATCCAACATTatcaagacaaaaaaaatttgATGAATAAAGGCAGGCTTCATGTTGCAATTCTGCTCCATAGCATCAGCACTgctgcttctttcctttttttaaaaaaaaagtttcatctATCAAAATTATGTTATGTTCAATGTGATTAGAATGAAGGATTCACAATCCCAATGCGTAGTGCTTACCATATCTGGAATTTATTTTAGTCACTAACCATTTCGTGGTGGTAAATCGCAGATGCAGTCATTTCATATATGACCAGTGTGAAATTATCCAGATGACCCATCTCCGATAGCAAAGTGTACATTGACGAGCTGACGATGGTCCTGTTGTCTGTTGTCCATGTAGATAGTGAAACACTGAAAAGTTCTTGAGATGCAGGGGAGATGCAGTTCTAGACCCCGTTTCCTCTCCATGCAGTCCCTTCAGGATAACCTGAAAAATCTTGAACTAACAGAGACAAGTCCATCAGACCAAGATAGATATTCACACTCCCAATTTTGATGAATGAAAGGCAGGCTTCATGTTGCAATTCTGCTCCATAGCATGAGCACTGCTGCTTCTTTCcttattttttaaaagtttCATTTATCAAAATTTTGTTATGTTCAATGTGATTAGAATGAAGGATTCACACTCCCAATGCGTAGTGTTTACCATATCTGAAATTTGTTTGAGTCACTCTAACCATTTCGTGGTGGTAAATCGCAGTTCTAGACCCCGTTTCATCTCCACATTTATTAAAACGGCATGCAATCCCTTCAGGAGACCAGTCCATCAAACCAAGATGGTAGAATTAGCAAGgacttttctaaaaaatattggtTAACATGTAATCTGTCTACGTAGCATTTTTTCCCCTACATATCATCCTGATGGCTCATCCGCACCCACCTACCAATTTGTTGTTCCCAAATGAACAATTTGAGAGATGATGTACCTGAGCGCCTGAGCGCACCGACTCGCCAGACAACGGTACCCCCACCTCGCCTGGATGTCAAGACACGCAGTTAAAATTTTGACTTAAGTACCTTAAGTACCAGTTTTGCAAGACAACGGTACCCCCACCTCCTAGAATATAGCTACATTTAGTTTTTTCCAAAGTcaaatctttttatttttaattttgaccaacaatatctctaaaaataatttatttcaaatcgAAAATGTaacatattataatagttggtttcCCAATAAATCTACAAACAccatttttatgttattagtcTGTATAATTATTTTGCTATTTGTAGTTAAAGTTGAAAAAGAGTTTGACTTTGAAAAAAATCTAAACATAGTTATATtatgggatggagggagcatATAAGTACCCATGGGAGATTCTATATGATCAACTTGTTGCCATCAAATCCTTGAGCAGATGTACAGACTAAGAATGTTGATATTCCTTGCTAGATAGCCGAGATTTAATAGAGAATATTATTGTCGACAAGAACAGAAACAATAAATAGATTTTCAATAATCTCCGTGGACTGGTAGGATCCATGCCTTTGATAACTAAAATGTCCAATTGATGAAGAATTAAGGAAATTTATTCAAAATAAAAGATGTGCTTATATTCGTTCTGCGAAACCTCTGAACGCGCACATACTTAACGAAGTCAACCCATTTTCACCGATGTAGAGTCACCGCCAAGCTAGCGAGTCAAGCTTTGTTCAAGTGCTTGCATTAGACTTATTTGTCGTGTTGCACTGAACTATTTTACACAAATACCGAAACTATGCAACAATGTCTAAGCTCTTATCAATAATTTATTTGTGAAATCTGCAAAAAAAACATGTAGATTATAATCTTAGAAGTATCTAATCTCGCTAAAGACCACATTGACAACTCTCATTTTATGAAAATATGTTGAATAGCATAAGCATATGCGCGCTTTGGGGTTTTTCCGCAACCAAAGTGAGTAGGTCCTTTGCAACAAAATTACTTATGAAGCTAATATCGAACGACTTTGCAGTTTGATGCGACCTTTTGTAGTTTGACAGCAGTTTGGCATTGGCCAAAATTTAGACTCGAACTAAAATTCTTTTGGCAATTGGCATGGTCATGGTCAAAATTCTTAGGCCGCCTAGAGCGGAGCTTAACTGGGCCTAAACCGTGCACGCAGAGCCCACCAGGTCACCGCGGCCTAGGGTTGCCTTCCTCGCCTCTCTTTCGTCTCTCTcgtaaaaaacaaaaaatgttTGCCTTCGTTGCATAAAGGAGTTCCCACCGAAACGTCGCACTTcgttcccctccgccgccgcgacccaccggccaccacccTTAACGCCGCCATACTTTCCCCCTCTCTCCCGGAATCGGTCGGCCACAGTTTCGATGTGATGGAGGTTTGCTTGCCCGTGGACTTGTTTCGACTTGGAGTGCGTAAAAGTGACGTTTTTCCTTTCTCGATTCAGATTCGAATGTGGACTCGAAAACAAGATTGCTGTAGATCGGGGCCGATAGGGAATTAGGGATTGATGGTGTCTATTTACATCGAATACGAATTGCATTACAGGGTTCCGGAGATCTATAATAAGAGGCAGGAGGGGTCGTTAATCTGAGGGCTTGGGTGAATAAGACCGGACAAGAAGATGCCGAAGAAGCGGCCGGCCGATGAGCGTGCCGGCGGCCGTGCGTCCAAGATTCCTAGTCGGCGGCGGAAGCACCTCTACCTAGTCGTGGATGACTGGGAGAGGGGATACAGCATCCGCAAGTTAGACTTGTCGTCGGACTCGGATTCCGACGACGTTGACGAAGCCAACGGCCCGGACGGCAGGACCGGGACGGAGCTGCGCTTGCCACCAGCGGTCTTCCGCCTAGAGGCACCACGCGCTCGCTCTGGTCTGTTTGCGGCCTTTGGCACCAAGATCGTGGCCACTCAGCTCACGCCCAGGGGCACCATCCCCATGTTCGACGTCCGCACACGGGCGTTCACCTTCGGGCCTCGGCAGGAGGGGCAGCCCAACCCCTGCTGCACCGACTTCGTGCAGGTAGGTGACAACCTCTACTTCATCGACGACAGCTGCTTCATGATGctcgatcctcctcctccaccacccaaGTTTGCACACCCTTACATTCAGATTGACTGGACATGGCGGGGGCTCCCGGTGCCACCATTCGATGACTGCCCTGTCTCTTATGCTGTGCATCCTGATGGACGAACCATCTTCTTCAGTACCCAGGGCCAAACCAAGAAGCATACCGAGGTTGCCACTTTCACCTTTGATACTGTGTGCTCCCAGTGGACTCGCCATGGAGCGTGGAGACTGCCATTCAGAGGCCGTGGCTACTTCGACTGTGAACTGAATGCTTGGGTAGGGCTCTCCGGCCAGCCGGATAACCTTGGCCACCTATGCACCTGTGAGGTTGTATCCGCTGACGCCAACACCACTGATGGGCATCCCCCGCCGACTTGCAAGCTTAGCAAGGAGAAGCTCTTCTGCGTGGATCCTGCTGAGAAGCACATTGGCGCCACCCTCGTGTACATTGGAGGCAGAAGCAAGTTCTGCCTTGTGCAGTGCATCGCAACAGATGATCGCaaggggggtgtttgggaggaggtgCTTCCTGAATGCCTTTGCTATCTGTATCGGGTAACAACCTTTTCTCTCAAGTATGACATGAACGGGGACTTGCGAACAGTGCAGTGCACCACCGACTTCGGTCATATCGGCTGCCTAAAATAGCAACGGAGTACTGTGATCACCTGGAAAAGCCTGTGGCATTCTGGATGTAAGCCATGTGACACTAAACTGTTCAATTTATCATATCCGTGTTGCCTTCTGGGTGTAATCCTGTCCTGCGTGGTGTGGATGCGTGCGTGGTTGTCGTCTCTGTTACTTTTGTATTGTTAGTTTTATCATCTACAGATGCTGCCTACATGGTCTGCTCAATTTAATCCATTTGCAAAGCCTAAATGAACATGCATCTAGCAACCAGCAAGGTATTATGGCTTGATAAGTTGATGTACTTGACAGTTTCTCCAGCAATGACAATATTCCCCTTAATTAATGGGCCTAGGTTTTCAAGTTATTGGAACAACAAGCATATATTTCGACAATTTAGCTTGATGTATCTCGGAGACGTGAGCTAAAACATAAGAAACGATTCCCACAATTAAATGCATTATCTTGGGGCCACCTCGTGTCAAGGAGGGGTCGTTAAGTTAGCAATCAGCACCTGATAGCAAATATAAAGTAAACCAGCCATTTTAGTGTCGATGGGTTGTTATTTGAGAACTTATTATATATATCGCTAGAATTCTTTCTCACCACCCACAATGGGTGGCCTTGTCAAAGGCTTAGATGTCACTAATatcgtgcgtgcgtgtgtgcaTAAATATGGCAACAACAATATATAAGCAATGCCAATTCACTTcttgccatttttttttcatatcgTGTTAAAAATCTGCGAGTCTTTCTAATTTTATACTAAATCTAATTCCTCTAACTTTAGTTGAGTTCGTGGAAAAATGTATtagcatatactccctccgttccacattacaagtcattccaactttcttggagagtcaaatcattttacgtttgaccaaaattataaagaGGATCACAAAGGTTTATAGCaacgaatagatatactataaaaataactttaatgaagaaactaatgatacttatttggtatcatgaatattaaTATTTTCTTGTATagatttggtcaaacttgagatgctttgactctctgagaaagttggaatgacttataatagCATACAAATACACAACAAAAGGCATTTCATGGTGAACTTCATGGAACTGATTTGATGTTatatttgttgatatatttttttataatttaaattAAAGTTAGAGATATTTGACTATAACGACCAAGAAATAGTTCTATAACTCTATACGGATATACCTACACAACAACAAATATATTGGTTTCTCATTTTTATCATAAAGATTTGGCATCCACAAAGTAGTTAAAAGCCTCTATGT contains:
- the LOC111255858 gene encoding uncharacterized protein LOC111255858; the encoded protein is MPKKRPADERAGGRASKIPSRRRKHLYLVVDDWERGYSIRKLDLSSDSDSDDVDEANGPDGRTGTELRLPPAVFRLEAPRARSGLFAAFGTKIVATQLTPRGTIPMFDVRTRAFTFGPRQEGQPNPCCTDFVQVGDNLYFIDDSCFMMLDPPPPPPKFAHPYIQIDWTWRGLPVPPFDDCPVSYAVHPDGRTIFFSTQGQTKKHTEVATFTFDTVCSQWTRHGAWRLPFRGRGYFDCELNAWVGLSGQPDNLGHLCTCEVVSADANTTDGHPPPTCKLSKEKLFCVDPAEKHIGATLVYIGGRSKFCLVQCIATDDRKGGVWEEVLPECLCYLYRVTTFSLKYDMNGDLRTVQCTTDFGHIGCLK
- the LOC101768301 gene encoding tubulin-folding cofactor C, which gives rise to MPSSAGGGMETEPEQPKAAGGGGHRKHLAMLERLSKRSSSSSSAAAGASSDSTSASPVEAFLTRFAAAKLAAESALSACRASSPEGDAAASLAAAAAAIDDLDRLVAESSHALPPYELRSALATAADLRAAHRAAASEIRPKKSFSFRNKSRAPKNPPQDPATVPQPQPPPPEQPKPSIDAILPGFGFRGRNGATLVKDLRVSNDKDGDFTLADLVSCEVYLKGTCRALYVHKLRDCRVFVGAVLGSVLIEDVEGCTFVMAAHQIRIHEAKATDFYLRVRSRPIIEDCSGVRFAPHALEYDGIDEDLKESGLEEETGNWANVDDFKWLRAVQSPNWCLVPEEERLQTVDISEVHEQEDDS